From Roseisolibacter agri, a single genomic window includes:
- the infA gene encoding translation initiation factor IF-1 has protein sequence MAKQDAIELEGTVAEVLPNATFRVETKSGHQVLATLAGNMRRFRIRVLAGDRVTLEVSPYDLTRGRITFRHKS, from the coding sequence ATGGCGAAGCAAGATGCGATCGAGCTCGAAGGCACCGTGGCGGAGGTGCTGCCCAACGCGACCTTCCGCGTCGAGACCAAGAGCGGTCACCAGGTGCTCGCGACGCTCGCCGGCAACATGCGCCGGTTCCGCATCCGCGTTCTGGCCGGCGATCGCGTGACGCTCGAGGTGTCGCCGTACGACCTCACGCGCGGACGCATCACGTTCCGCCACAAGAGCTGA
- a CDS encoding cupin domain-containing protein, which produces MGETTVTKIDSRQSPRGPRGQKYLAAGKRMGMRLWEEQPTQGEPETTVRAYETVGYVISGRAELHIEGQMVLLEAGDSWAVPEGSSHHYRILEPFVAVEATSPPAHVHARDE; this is translated from the coding sequence ATGGGAGAGACGACGGTCACGAAGATCGACTCGCGGCAGTCGCCGCGCGGTCCGCGCGGACAGAAGTACCTCGCCGCCGGCAAGCGCATGGGCATGCGCCTGTGGGAGGAGCAGCCCACGCAGGGCGAGCCCGAGACGACCGTGCGCGCGTACGAGACGGTGGGCTACGTCATCAGCGGGCGCGCCGAGCTGCACATCGAGGGGCAGATGGTGCTGCTCGAAGCGGGCGACTCGTGGGCCGTGCCCGAGGGCTCGTCGCACCACTACCGCATCCTCGAGCCGTTCGTCGCGGTCGAGGCGACGTCGCCGCCGGCGCACGTGCACGCCCGCGACGAGTGA